TTTGCTGGTGTTCGGGTCGAGCTGGGCTTTGGCCCAGCCCCGGTCTTCGGCATTAACCGGAATGTTCCAGCCGGGCGCTTCGAGCGGGATGCCCAGCGATTTCTGGAACTGTCGGAAATTGTCCAGCACGTGGACCTTGTTCGTTGGCTCGATCCGCTCGTTGATAAACAGGCTGTGCAGCTCTTTGCTCTTGGCTTTGTCGTAGCCAATTCGCCGCTTGGCGGAAATACACAAGCTGGCGAGATTCGCTCTCAGGGCGACTTGCATCAGTAGCAGGGCGTCAAATCGTTTGCCCTGGAGTTGGCGCCGAAGGTTTCGGTAAGCGGCCATGCCCTGCTTCTTGTCAAACACGACAAAGTTGACGCCGTCCATGCCTGCCATCAGCGCGGCTTCAGCCTTGCCGATCACCCAGGTGATCTCAGCTTCCGGGTAATGTTGCCGGATGGCATGCACCACTGCAGCGGCGTTGCAGGTGTCGCCAATGGCCGACAGGCGCAGCAGGCAGATGGAGCGTGGCGCAGACAAATCAGCCTCGAACTTTCTTGATCAGCCCGGTGGTGGAACGGCCTTCAACCGTGGGCAGAATGGCAACCTCACCGCCGTTTTCCTGAACAAAGTCCGCGCCGACGATGGTGTCGATTGAGTAGTCGCCGCCTTTGGCGAGCACCTGCGGATTCACCCGTTTGATGAGTTGCT
The window above is part of the Marinobacter sp. THAF197a genome. Proteins encoded here:
- a CDS encoding glycosyltransferase family 9 protein — encoded protein: MSAPRSICLLRLSAIGDTCNAAAVVHAIRQHYPEAEITWVIGKAEAALMAGMDGVNFVVFDKKQGMAAYRNLRRQLQGKRFDALLLMQVALRANLASLCISAKRRIGYDKAKSKELHSLFINERIEPTNKVHVLDNFRQFQKSLGIPLEAPGWNIPVNAEDRGWAKAQLDPNTSKHLIITAAASNTERNWLPDRYAAVADYAASQGFSVYLCGGPADHEKQLAANIQAHAKHSLHNLVGQSSLKQLFALIGEASLVLAPDTGPAHMAVAAGTPVIGLYAHSNPKRTGPYLWQNYVVDAYTPALKQMRGETPEQSRWGQRLKGEELMENITTEHVIDMLDRCIQEQNL